The segment GACCGACCGGATCAACCGCAACTCCAAGGTCCAGATGGAGCTGATCCGCGCCAAGGTCGAGCACCGCGCCGGAGCGGCCGGATGAACGACGTGCACCGCACCCTGATCGTCGCCCGGATGAAACCCGGCACCGCCGACCACATCGCCGGCGTCTTCGCCGACTCCGACCGCGGCGAGCTGCCCGGCCTGATCGGCGTCAGCGGCCGCAGCCTGTTCCAGTTCGGCGACGTCTACCTGCACCTCATCGAGTCCGCGCGCCCCGCCGGACCGGAGGTCGCCAAGTACGCCGCCCACCCCGAGTTCCGCGACGTCAGCGAACGCCTCGCCGTCTACGTCGACGCCTACGACCCGGCGACCTGGCGCAGCCCCGCCGACGCCATGGCCCACGAGTTCTACCGCTGGGACCGCTGAACCCGGCCGGACCCCCGTTGGACGCGCGTACGCACGCACCCGTACGCGGCAGGGAAGGGAGAGCCGCCGTGCCCGAGCGGACCGAACCGGCGGACTGGACGCGCTGCGCGGGCTGCGGCGCCCTGGTCTACCGAAAACGCTGGACGCGCACCCTGCACGTGTGCCCCGACTGCGGGTACCACGGGCGGCTCACCGCCCCCGAACGGCTCGACCAACTGCTCGACCCGGACAGCGCCGAGAGCATCGGACCGGTGCCCGCCCTGCAC is part of the Kitasatospora setae KM-6054 genome and harbors:
- a CDS encoding TcmI family type II polyketide cyclase → MHRTLIVARMKPGTADHIAGVFADSDRGELPGLIGVSGRSLFQFGDVYLHLIESARPAGPEVAKYAAHPEFRDVSERLAVYVDAYDPATWRSPADAMAHEFYRWDR